A genomic segment from Streptomyces sp. NBC_00654 encodes:
- a CDS encoding CbtB-domain containing protein, which translates to MAQSAAPASGATALTPISAKAIAPWAVFFGVLMLVLLYFVGAEQGATAVISGEGVHEWVHDGRHLLGFPCH; encoded by the coding sequence ATGGCACAGTCCGCTGCCCCCGCGAGCGGGGCAACTGCCCTCACCCCGATCTCGGCGAAGGCCATCGCGCCCTGGGCCGTCTTCTTCGGCGTTCTCATGCTCGTCCTGCTGTACTTCGTCGGCGCCGAGCAGGGTGCCACCGCGGTCATCTCCGGCGAAGGTGTCCACGAATGGGTTCACGACGGCCGTCACCTGCTCGGCTTCCCCTGCCACTGA
- a CDS encoding CbtA family protein gives MNSISVRALLVRGMLAGLIAGAVALVVAYFLGESQVDAAIALEEAHSHDHGGGEELVSRTTQATGGLATGILVFGVAIGGIAALVFCYALGRIGRFGPRATATLIAGAALLTVYVVPFLKYPANPPAVGNPDTIGKRTTLFFLMLALSVLLAVAAVILGRRLAPRLGNWNAAVTAAAGFVLLIGLAYAFLPSFNEVGKDFPASLLWEFRLSTLAIQTTLWTVFGLTFGHLTERLLAPGTGGAATGGVAERRTAGAVN, from the coding sequence GTGAACTCCATATCTGTCAGAGCTCTGCTCGTGCGCGGCATGCTGGCCGGCCTGATCGCGGGCGCGGTGGCTCTCGTCGTCGCCTACTTCCTCGGCGAGTCCCAAGTGGACGCCGCCATCGCGCTGGAGGAGGCCCACAGCCATGATCACGGCGGCGGCGAGGAACTCGTCAGCCGCACCACGCAGGCCACCGGCGGACTCGCCACCGGCATCCTGGTCTTCGGTGTGGCGATCGGAGGGATCGCCGCTCTCGTCTTCTGCTACGCCCTCGGCCGTATCGGCCGTTTCGGCCCCAGGGCCACGGCCACACTGATCGCGGGCGCAGCCCTGCTGACGGTGTACGTCGTACCGTTCCTGAAGTATCCGGCGAACCCGCCGGCCGTCGGGAATCCCGACACCATCGGGAAGCGCACCACCCTGTTCTTCCTGATGCTCGCCCTCAGTGTGCTGCTGGCCGTCGCCGCCGTGATCCTCGGCAGACGGCTCGCCCCCCGCCTGGGCAACTGGAACGCGGCCGTCACCGCCGCCGCCGGGTTCGTCCTGCTGATCGGACTCGCCTACGCGTTCCTGCCCTCGTTCAACGAGGTCGGCAAGGACTTCCCGGCCTCGTTGCTGTGGGAGTTCAGGCTCTCCACGCTGGCCATTCAGACCACCCTGTGGACCGTCTTCGGCCTGACCTTCGGCCATCTGACCGAACGGCTGCTGGCACCCGGTACGGGGGGCGCGGCGACGGGCGGCGTCGCGGAGCGGCGCACGGCCGGTGCGGTGAACTGA